The Dethiosulfovibrio faecalis DNA window ACGGCTATATATCCCTTAGGGGCGAAGCGACCCCTTCTCTTACCCTGGCCGAAGCTCGTCGTAGGGGGATAGCCACAGTCTATCAGGATTTGGCCCTTGTGGACGTGTTGGACGTAGCGTCGAACATATGGCTCGGGATGGAACCCTCGAGATGGGGCATCGTCGATCGAAAGGTTATGAGAAGGCGTTCGATCGAGCTGCTTAAACGATTCGCCATAGACCTTCCTTCCGTCGCTACCCCCGTCTCCGATCTCTCCGGAGGCCAGAGACAGGCGGTAGCCCTGGCCCGGGCGATCGCCCAGGGAGGAGATATATTGATACTGGACGAGCCGACGTCTGCCATGGGAATAGTGGAAAGATCCCACATCGTCGATGCCGTGAAGAAGTTACGGAAGGACGGACAGGCGATACTCTACATAAGCCACGATATGGAACAGGTCCTGGAGACCGCCGACGAAGTTGTTATCATGCGCAACGGAAGAACCATAGCCTGTATTCCCGTCGGCGAACTCGACCCCCTATCCCTTGCGGGATGGATCTCCGGAGCCATCTCGTGAAAAGCACTAGACCGCTGCGGTTGGCTGGAGTCATCTCGATCTCCTGTTTGATCTTCGCCCTGTCGTCGCCTTACTTCATGAACTGGGACAACATCAGGAACGTGCTGGATCAAAGCACTCTCAACATAGTCGTAGGCCTGGGGATGTCCCTTTTGATCGCATCAGGAGGGATAGACCTCTCGGTAGGCTCCGCAGTGGCGCTGATAGGGGTGATGATAGCCCCCGCGCTGAAAGCAGGGCTACCGACGTCCACGGTATGCCTGGCCGCCCTGGCGGCGGGGACGATCGCGGGCCTATGGAACGCGGGTATCGTCGTTTTTCTGAGGATCAATCCCTTCATAGCGACCTTGGCCTCTATGTCTCTGATGTCCGGTCTGGCACTGATAATCACGCAGGGAACGCCGGTTTACGGCTTCCCGCCGTCTTTCACGTTTATAGGCAGAGGCCGGATCATAGGCCTCCCTGTGTCGGTTATAGTCTGCACCCTGTTATTTCTGGCTCTGTGGTTCTTCTTCTCGTTCACTCGATTCGGGATATACACCATCGGACTGGGCAACAACGAGGAGGCCCTCAGACGATGCGGAATCAGGGTAAAGCGCTGGAAGACCGGCCTATACTGCCTTTGCGGATGCTGCGCCGCCATAGCTGCCGTGCTTATTACCTCGCGTCTCAACAGCGCGGAACCTCTGGCGGGGGCGATGATGGAGATGGACGCCATAGCCACGGCGGTGCTCGGAGGAACGGCCATACAGGGCGGCAAAACCAGCCTGACAGGTACCGTTCTGGCGGGGATTCTGCTGGCGCTGGTAAAGAACGGCCTCACCATGCTCGGAGTCTCGTCCTACTATCAGGGATTTTCCGTAGGTGCCATCGTCCTCATCTCGGTAGTTCTTTCGGAGCGATCGACGAGGACGAAACAATAGATAGCGGAGGGTGATTTGAAAATGAAGATAGCGAAGTTCTTATGTGCGGCGACGCTGTGTTGCGCCATGGCGACAACCTCTTTCGCAGGCGAACCGAACCCGATGGTGTCCAAATCGATAGCGACAATCGAGGATCAGCTGGGGTCGTTGCCCGACATAACCGGCCAGGAACGCATAGGGGTTCTGGTGATAACCCTGTCCAACCCTTATTGGGTTACCATGAAAGAACGCTACGGCGAGTGGGCAAAGGAGATGGGGATATCGGTGGAGGTTATGGCGGCTCCGACCGAAAAAGACCTCAAGTCTCAGCTCAACACCCTGGAGGCCATGGTGGCCAAGAAATACGACGGAATCATAGTTACCCCGATGGACCCGTTCAATCTTATACCGGGCATAGTAAAGGCCGACGAAAAAGGCATCCCGGTCGTATGTTCCGGCCCCGAGGTAAGCAGAGATGGTTTAAAGCAGGCCGGTGCCGTAATGGACGGATGGATAACCGCCACGTTCAAAGACCAGGGTCGACTCTGCGCCGAGGACATGGGTAAAAAGCTGCCCTCCGGATCGGAGGTCGCCATAATAGAGGGGATCCCCGGAGCCGGACAGAGCAAAGCCCGGAGAGAGGGAGCGTCCGAGGGCTTCGAAAAAACCGGACTCAAACTGGTCGCGGTGGAAGCCGGCAATTGGGACAGAAACAGGGCCTACGACATAACGACAAACCTCGTGAAAGCCCATCCCAAACTCAAGGGAATATATTGCGCCAACGACGTGATGGCTCTTGCCGCGGTGGACGCCCTCGAGGTAGCGGGAATAAAGGACGTGACGGTATACGGAACGGACTTCATCCCTGAGGCGGCAGAGGCAATAAAAAGCGGCAGGTTGGCCGGATCGACCACATTCTCCCAGGCCGCATGGACCAGAGGAGCTCTCGTCTACACTCTGAAGCTGATCAAGAAGGACGAGGACCTTCCGGAAAAACTGTCCGTTCCGATAACCCTGGTGAACGGAGAGAACATCGGGCAATTCCAGGGGTGGAAATGATCGATGGAACTCCGCAAAATAGCTATTCTTTTCTGTGATCAGGACAACCCGTTCTGGTTGGAGACGATACGCATGTACCGGGAATTCCTCCCGGTACATGGTTTTTATGGAGACTTTCTCTTTCCCGAGGATCCGAGAGACGGTCTATGTCAGGCCGAACTCATGGAAAGACACCTGACGGCGGACTACGACGGCATGATAATAAACCCCCTGACGGCGGAAAACCTCCTGCCCCCGCTTGAGTCATCGTCCAGAAAATTTCCCGTCTTCGACGTAGGCCCCAAGTGCGACCAAGAGATGGTAGCCGGCATATCCGGTTATATACCGTTACAGGCGGCCGACTTCGAGGAACAGGGCCGAATGTGCACGGAGGCCATACTGGGAAACTGCGACGGTCCTCTGGGCTGCATCGGCGGCCCCATCGACACCAGGCAGAGCAGGATGAGGATCGAGGGGGCCGTAAAGGCGGCAAGGCAAAGAAGCCTAACGGTCCTCGACGTGGAATGGAGCGACTTCACCAGAGAGGGCGGCAGAAGGGCGATGAAAAAGCTGATTCCCCTAAAACCCGGAGCCATATTCTGCGCCAACGACCTTATGGCTCTGGGGGCCATAGAGACCGCCGCCGAAAAGGGCGTCGAAATTCCCGTAGGCGGCGTAGACCTCATACCGGAGGCCCTTTCCGCCATAGAGGAGGGAGCTCTGACCGCCTCCGTAGGGCTCGATCCGGCAGAGCTGGTAGATGAAATACTGAAATCGATCGGTTTATTTATGAGAGATAAACTTGTCCCCACGGGAACTCTTGCGAACAATATATTGAAAACTCGATAGCATAAATGTTTCGATCTTGTCGCGTAAATCCTCCACGTGTATACTGCCATTGGGCATAATTTTTATGCTTAATAGTTACAAGGGGAGGAACTACAAGATGGAGAAAGAAAATATGCTTAAAGAACTGGCCAGATCGGTGGTCGACATGGACGAGGAGACGTCGGCGGAGCTATCCAAAAGTTACGTCGAAGCGGGGTTCGACGCCTACGACGGCATCTCCTCGGGACTTTCCGTAGGTATGGACGAGGCGGGAAGGCTGTACGAAGAGGAGGAGTACTACATACCGGAACTGCTGCTGTGCTCCGACGCCATGTACGCCGGTCTGGACGTGCTTAAGCCCCACCTTCGCAGGGACGATTCGTCCGAGACCTACAAGGCGGTGGTCGGGGTGGTCGAGGGCGACACCCACGACATAGGGAAGAATCTTTTCAAGGTGATGCTGGAGACCGTAGGATTCGAGGTCTACGACCTGGGAAGGGACGTTCCCCCCAAGGAGTTCGTCGACAAGGCCATCGAGGTGGGAGCTCATCTGGTAGGGATGTCCACCTTGATGACAACCACCATGCCCAACATGCCGATTGTCATAGACCTGCTCAAGGCGGAGGGCATAAGGGATAAGACTATCGTCATGGTAGGAGGAGGCCCTATCTCCAGGAGCTTCGCCCAGAAGATAGGTGCCGACGGCTACGAGCCGGAGGCATCCGCCGGAGCCAGACTGGCCAGGGAGCTGGTGACGACGAAGCTGGAGACTATGTCCCATGCCGCAGTTTAAGGATTTAATGACCCCGCTGGAACGTGCCAAGGCTATGTCGACGGGACAGCCGGTGGACCGGTTACAGTGCAACCCCAACCTCTCCAACGGGATCGCCCGCATATCGGGATGCAGAATATCCGAGTTCAACCACGACCCGAGAGCCCTGGCCGACGCCGTCATCGCCACCCACAGGAGATTCGGAGGCGACGGAGCCAAGGTATTCACCGACCTCTTCACCGTCGCCGAGGCGATGGGAGCCAAGATCAAGTTCCCCGACGACGACACGGCGGACCTACTGGAGCCCGCCATAGACGACGTCTCCAGGATAGACGAGCTGGAGCCAATAGATCCGGAGAAGGCCTGTAGAATCCCGGTCCACCTGAAAGCGATGGAGATGGTGGTGGACGAGATAAGCTCCGAGGTCCCCTGCACCGCCTTGGTGGTCGGCCCCTTCACCACCGCCTTCTTTCTGATAGGCGTAGAGAAAATGACGAGGCTGATGGTGCGAGATCCCCAGTCGGTGGACAGGCTATGTCAGGTCTCGTTGGAAAGCACACTGCGCTACGTGGACGCCGCCGCCTCCAGGGGCATGGGCATATCCATAGCAGAGCCCCTCTCATCCTGCACCGTCGTCAGCCCCAAACACTTCAGGCGCTACGCCGCCCCGGCGGTAGGAAAACTGCTGAACCACATCAAGGACAAGGGCATGGGCACATCGATGCACATCTGCGGCAAGACCGACGGAATCTGGGAGGATCTGGCCGACATGGGTCTGAACGCCCTCAGCATAGACAACGTGGTTCCCCTGCCGGATTGCGTATCCAAGGTGGGAGACAGGATGAAGATAATGGGCAAGGTGGACCCCTCGTCGGTTATGTTCGCCGGAACCAGGGAAGAGGTTCGAAAGGCCTGCCTGTCCGACATCCGAGACGCCTATCGATCGCCCAAGGGATTCGCCCTAATGTCCGGATGCGGTCTTCCGGTGGAGACGCCGATAAGGAATATCGACGCCATGATGGACGCAACCAGGGAGCTCGGATGGCCCATAACCGAGGAAAAGCAGGAGAAGGCTCTGGCGATCGACAGGTATGACGACTGAGATGACGGAGCTGAAAAGGCTGATCGACGCTCTGAAGAGGGAGCCGGTGGACCGCCCTCCCTGCATATGTCCGGGCGGGATGATGAACATGATCGTAGAGGACGTTATGGACCTGACGAACAGGACCTGGCCCGAGGCCCATATCGACGGAGAGGCCATGGCCGAGCTGGCGGCGGGACAGCCGGAAAACGGGGGGTTCGAGAACTACGGGGTTCCATTCTGCATGACCGTAGAGGCCGAAGCCATGGGAGCGCCCGTATCGATGGGAGACAGGATCCACGAACCAAGGGTCACCGGATACGTCATGTCGAACTCCGGCGACATGGGCAGCCTGAAGGAGATGGACCTATCCTCCGGCCGTACGGCCCAGGTATGTCGGGCGATTTCCCTCCTGAAAAAAAGAAACGGCGACATACCGGTAATAGCCAACCTAACCGGTCCGATAAGCCTCGCCACATCGCTCGTGGATCCCTCGCTTTTCTATAAGGATATGAAAAAGAGCCCGGAGAAAGTCCAGATTCTGATGGATTTCGTGGTGGAACAGCTCGTTCGATTCGGGATGGCCCAGATCGAGGCGGGAGCGGACGTCCTCACCATATCGGACCCAAGCGGAACGGGAGAGATCCTAGGACCTAAGGCATTCGAAAGATGGGCGATCCCCGCCCTCAACGGCATACTGGACCGACTATCCCCCTCCGTGAAGGGCACCATAGTACATATATGCGGACGTCTAGGCGGGGTGGCCCATCTTCTGGACGACATAAGGAGCGACTGCATCAGTTTCGATTCCATAACCTCCGCCAAAGAATTGGCCCTCAGGTTGAGCACTAAATCCCTTATGGGAAACGTGAGCACCCTTGCCATAGAGACTGCCTCTCCCGAACATCTGAAACGGATGGCGAAGGTGTGCATGGACCATGGAATCGACATACTGTCCCCCGCCTGCGGCATCGGGGCGGGAACGGCTCTGAGCCAGGTACGGACTCTGGTGGATAGCGCAAAGGAAAGGAAGTCTTCATGACGTCGAGAATTACCATCGATGGAGGCAAGGTCCTGGAGTTCTCTCCGGGGCCTACCCTGTTGGAGATATTGCGAGAAGGCGGAGTCAAGACAGAGGCTCCCTGCGGAGGCAAGGGAATCTGCGGAAAATGCCGGGTCACCCTGAAAGGAGACGGAGGCCCCGTGACGGACGAGGAGAGGGCCTTTCTCTCGTCGGAGGACATCGCAGAGGGAGTCCGACTGTCCTGCCTGTGCCGCCCGGTCGGCGACGTCGCTGTGTCCCTGTCCGATCAGGAGGAAAAGGGTTCGGCCATCCTCACGGACGGGAACCGCCCGGATTTCCGGATATGCCCCGCCATAGGCGCCGTACCTATCTCGATACCGAGACCGGAGATAAGAGACGGAATGTCCCTTCTGGACCATCTCGAATCGGTCGCAGGGCCGCTTAAACCGGACGCGTCTCTGGTCAGGAGGATTCCCCAGGCGTTCAGATCGAAGGAAGTAACCGCGGTCTTCCACAAAGACAGCCTGATAGACCTGATACCGGAGAGAGACCCCGAGCTTTACGGACTGGCGGTGGATGTAGGTACCACGACGGTGGTCGTATCGTTGATATCCTTGAAGACCGGGGAGACCGTCGGATCCGCCAGCGAGATAAACCCCCAGAAGGACTTCGGCCTGGACGTGATCTCCCGAATAGAGAGATGCGAGACCTTTCCTACCGGTCTGGAGGACCTCCATGACGCCATAATCTCTTGCCTGGACCGCCTCGTGGACAAAGTCTGTTTCGATAAAGGGACCTCCAGGAAAAGAATATACGAGATGGCGATCGGCAGCAACGCCACCATGACCTCTCTGCTGCTGGGGGTCCATCCCTGGTCATTGGGCAGGGCTCCTTTCAGCCCTGTTCTTCGAAGGGGGATGACCGTACCCTCGGTAGACCTTGGGGTAGAACTGGCTCCGGGAGCCAGGGCCTACGTCCTGCCCGGAGTTTCGGCCTACATTGGTTCCGATATAGTGGCGGGAATGGTGGCTACCGAGCTGATGGAAGACCGGGGCATCAGGCTCTTCATAGACATAGGCACGAACGGTGAGATCGTCCTGTCCGACCGAGGCAGGCTCAGCGCCTGTTCTTGCGCCGCCGGGCCCGCTCTGGAAGGGATGAACATAAGCTGCGGCATGAGGGCATCGGACGGAGCGGTGGAGTCGGTTCGCCTGAACGAATCCTTCGCCGAGCTGGGAGTCATAGGCGGAGGAACGCCCAGAGGGCTATGCGGCAGCGCCATACTGGACGTGTTATCCGAGGTGGTCCGTCTCGAGATGGTGGGCAAGACGGGGAGACTGAAACCGGGGCCCATGATCGCAGAGGAAAACGGGAAAAGGGCGTTGGTCCTGAGAGAGAGGGATCCTAGGCTCACCGTGACCCAGGGCGACCTGAGACAGGTTCAGCTGGCTAGAGGAGCCATTCTCTCCGGATTCATATCCCTTCTGGAGGCCAACGACCTGACCATGGCCGACATAGATCAGGTACTGGTGGCTGGACAGTTCGGACGTCATCTGAGCGTCGACAGCCTGACGGGGTCGGGGCTCATTCCGATGGAGCTAAAGGACCGAATAACCTATTGCGGCAACACCTCCGGAGCCGGAGCCGCCATGTGCCTGCTTTCCAGGAAAGCCAGAGACGACGCAGAGATGCTTTCCGACATGGTGGACTACGTCGAGCTGTCCGTGTTGGAGAGTTACGACCGCCTCTTCTCCAGATGTCTCCAGTTCGAGGTGTCGAGATGAAGGGCTGCCCTGTGTCGAAGAACGGTGCCATGCCGGACGCCATAGGCGCTCGTTATCCCTTCCCCCAGGTACACCGCGACGGGGAGCTCATGGCCCAGGTGGCGGAGGAACTGATGCGGGAAGAAGGGGACGTCTACTGTTCCGTGCCTTTCTGTTCCACCGTGGAGGCCGAGGCCTTCGGGGCGCAGGTCAGGATGGGGGACCACAGGACCACCCCCCTCGTACCCAAGTGTCCATGGGACGACCCCGACATGATCCCGAAGGAGATCCCGTCGCCTGACTCCGGCAGGATGGGTGAGGTCATGAAGGCGGTGTCCATTCTGAGGGGAAAGGGATTCCCCGTAATATTGAAGGTCTCCGGGCCCTTCTCCACCCTGATGGGGCTGCTGGATCCAAAGGCCCTGTTCCGAACCGCCAGAAAAGACCCCGGCAGAATAGAGACCGTTCTGGAGAGGATCTCGGCCTACTCTCTCGCCTGTGCAAAGGAGGCGGCGAGACGGGATGTCTCGATAATCTCCCTGGCGGAGCCCTCCGCCACCCCCGACCTTCTAGGCCCGAAACGGTTCGAAAAGCTGGTCTCCCCCGCTCTGACCAGGCTGTTGAGGGATATGGACCGATTGGACGGACCGTGGAGCGGGTTTCTGTGCGGACGGCTCTCGTCGTCCATGGAGGATATAGGGGCCATATCGGGAGATACCGTGGAGATGGGATCGGGAAGATACGGAGATCACCTCGAGACCCTCAGAGCTCGGGGGATCCGGTGGTTCGGAGGGGGCTGCGTGGCCCAGACTCCCGCCGACGCCTGTAGGATACGGACCATAGACGTGACGGACTAAAAAAATCTCCGGGGCGCACCTAACGGCATTTCTGTTTTATACTTTAAGGACGTTAAACGGGAGGTGCGTCCTTTGCATTTAGACAGCTTTCAGATATTGGCGCTCGCCCTGTCGGGACTGATAGCGGGGCTTTCCAAGTCGGCTCTGCCCGGGACGGCCATCCTCATGGTCCCGCTCATGGCATCGGCCTTCCCGGCCAAACTGTCGGTCGGGCTGTCTCTGCCCATTCTGATAGCGGCGGATATCGTCTCCGCCCCGAGCTACAGGTTCGAGGCCGCCAAGGAAAGGAGACTGATCCTCACCCTTCTGGCGGGGGCGGTTGTAGGAATCGGCCTGGGATGCCTTTTGATGGAGAGGATAGATGGGGAGCTGTTTCGATCCGTCATAGGCTGGGTGGTTCTGTCCATGCTGGGGCTGAGGATTCTGTCGTCACGGCGGAAAAAGGAGGGATCCACCTCCGGGGGGATGAGCCCGTCTCTAAGGTTTATTTTCGGGCTCGCCGCCGGAACGGCGACGGCCCTGGCCAACGTGGCGGGACCGATCATATCGCTCCACATGATAATGTCCGGTTTGCCTAAACGACGTTTCATCGCCGCAAGCGTCTGGTTCTTTTTAGTGGCCAACGTCCTGAAAGTCCCGTTCTACTGGTCCATAGGGATCGTAAACCCGAACACCCTTAAGGCTGATCTTATCGCCGCGCCTTTCGTCACCCTAGGGGTCTGGTCGGGTCTGAGATTGGTGGGAAGGATCAATCAGAATCTCTTCATAACGGTCGTGACTACGCTGACCTTCGTCGCTGCGATACGCCTCATACTGAGCTGAAGCGACTTCAGCGCATTTCGACTCTGTTTCTGCCGTTTCCCTTTGCTTCGTAGAGGGCTTCGTCCGCCCTGGCCACGAACTCGTTTACCGGCTCACCGATCCTATACTGGGTAACCCCGAAGCTGGAGGTTACCCTTACATCCTCGTCAAATACGTTGCACTCCACGGCACTCCTCATCCTCTCGGCGTACTCCAGGGCGCCTTTGACGTCGGTCTCCGGCAGGACCACCAAAAACTCCTCCCCGCCCCACCTTCCGACAGAGTCGCCTGCACGGGTGCAGTCCTTCATCAGAGCCGCGATGGAGCTCAACACAGTATCCCCCACCTCATGTCCGAAGTTGTCGTTGACGCTTTTAAAGTGGTCGATATCCACCATGACGACGGAGAGGGACGCACTGTAACGGCTTGATCTCTCCGTCTCGGACAGAAGAATCTGGTCCATCTTCCTGCGGTTCCAGAGTCCCGTGAGGGAATCCCTGTTGGCCAGGTACTCCAATTTGGTGCTGTAGGACTGGATGTTTTTCATCTTGTCCTTCAGCACCAGTATCATGTCCTTCAGCGCCTCGCATATGTAGGAAATCTCGTCGGACACCCCCGAGGAGATTTTTGACACCGCGTCCAGCAGTCCATCCAGGTCGGTCTTTCTCTCCGAATAATCCACCAAGGCATCTACCATTCTGGTATAGGGCTCGAATCGCCTTCTAAGGAAGTACAGAAGGAAAAAGACGGTTCCTCCCGTGACGGCCAAAAAGGCGAATATCAGGCTGTTCTGAAGCCGCAGCAGCTCCCTGTATTCGGAGCTGGGCAAAAAGTCGAGGGAGAAGAAGCCCCCTCCGACCTCTACGATACGGCGGGCCTCCAAGGAGGTGCTAACTTCACGGGATAGATCGGAATCCATCTCGTCGGAGAAGGTCAGTTTCATGTTACCCTGCGGGAGCAGCGCTTCCAGAAATGAGGAGGTTATGGTTTTGGACACGATCAGATAGCCTACCGGGACGTCGTCGTACTTGAGCACGGGACGACAGGCTACGAAGCTATCCTTGCCGTCCACCGGAGCTATCCCTAAGAAAACGCCCTTATTCCCTGCCTCCTCGAAGTAGATCTCGGAGGAAAGCGAATCGGCAAATCTGAATTCATCGGGAGCCCTGGCGATGACGACCCCGTCCAGGTCGGTGAAGACCACGGAACCTACGGTCTTAGTGAAAGCCTTGCCCCAATCGGACAACACCTCGTTGTCCAATCTCTCGATGGACTCCACGATATCTCTGGGACGAGACAGATTGGTGGATAATTCCATAAGGTGATCGAGCTCATAGGTCAGATTCCTGCGCACTATGGCAGTATATCTGTCATGATCGGCTATCCTGGATTCTCTATAGTCATCTATCGCCAACTCCAGCAAAACGCCGTAGATCAGGCTTAAGACGGCGAAAGAGGCCATGACGATGGTCAAGATGCCGTTCCTCAGAGAGGATCTGCTCCTAGAGATCAAGGTTCGCCACCCCATGGACGTCGTTAGTGAAAAAGAAAGCATCTATTGTCTTCACGTCCATGCCCCCTTTAGATTTAGAGGATAAACTTTTCCATCATTCTAACACCAGGAAGGGTTTCAGTGGAAAATAACCGTAATCAGCCTGATCGATAAATACGGCGGATCAACGAGCCTCTACTCTGTCTCTTCCCTTTCTTTTAGCATCATAAAGGGCATCGTCCGCTCTGGCCACAAACTCGTTGATCGGCTCACCCGGACGATACAGAGTTACTCCGAAGCTTGAGGTTATTTTCATTCCGTCTCTAAAGGTATGGTTCTCCATCGTCGACCTCATCTTATCGGCATATTCCCATGCCCTCTGAGAGTCGAGTCCGGGAAGAACGACCAAAAACTCCTCTCCGCCCCATCTTCCCGCCGAATCACACTTTCGAAGACAGCCTTTCATCAGTGTGGAGATGTAGTTCAGGACGGCATCTCCCATTTCGTGACCGTAAGTGTCGTTTACCTCCTTAAAATAATCCACGTCCAGCATAACCACCGACAGAGGCGTGCCGTTAACCCTGGCGTTTTCCGTCTCGGCCATCAAGACCTGATCCATCTTTCTACGGTTCCAAAGCCCCGTTAAAGAGTCGCAATTCGCCAGATTTTCGAGCTGTCCGCTGTAGCTTTGGATATCGTCTACCCTGTTCTTCAAAACCTTTATCATATCGGTCAAGGCTTCAGCTATGTGCCTGATCTCCTCTACTCCGTTGGAAACGGCACCGGAGGTCACGTCGAGAAGACCGTCCAGATCGATCCGTTTATCCGAATAATCGACCAATCCCTGCACTAACTTTGAATAAGGCTCAAATCGTCTACGAAGAAAAAAGATCAACGAAGACATCGTAGAGATCGTAACTATCGTGAAAGTTATGATCAGATTCCTTTGAAGCTTTAGAAGCTCCCTTTCGCTATCGTCAGAGAGAAAATAGAGGTCAAACACACCATCGTCGACGATTATAGATCGATATCTTCCAGAAGGAGAGAGCTCCCTCCGTCTTTCAGAAAAGCCCCGTCTTCCTTGAAAAGTCAGAGTCATATGCCCGACCGGTAAAAGGCTCTCCAGAAGGGAAGGGGTTATCGTTTGAGATACCGCCACAAAACCCACGACTAAATCGTCGTATTTACGTATGGGACTACAGGACAGAAAGCTGTCTCGTCCGTCCACTGTCGTTATTCCGGAGTATGACCCTTTTTTTAGGACCTCGTCGAAAAACGGCTCAGAGCTCACGGAATCTCCGAAACGATATTCATCGGGAGCCCTGGCTATGACGACCCCGTCTATATCGATAAAGAATACGGAGCTAACTGTCTTGCAGAATGCCTTTCCCCAGTCGGAGAGAAATTCGTTGTTCATCGAGGTCACGGCTTTTGAAACATCCTTAGGGAGAGATAGGTTTGTGCTCAATATAACGAGGTTATCCAAAGTAGCCTGAAGTCTATCGGTCGCCGTATCGAAAATTCGACCCCGCTCATTCGCCCTCGCCGTTTGATAGTCGTCCACGACTTGCTTCAACATGACCCCGTACATCAGGCTCAAAAAACCGAAGGAAATCATCACGATTACCAGCACATCCCTTTTTAAGGATCGCCTTTTAACCTTCAAAGTCCAGAACCTCTCGGGCCTTATCGTAAACGGAATCGTCAAGAACGCAGAAACCCTCTACATACCAACCGAAAAGCGCCTCCATCTCGATACGGAAATCCGAATTCGACGATAATCGAAGCAGGGCCCTTACATATTCCTCCACCTTAGTCTCAGGCACCCTGTCCGAGGCTACCATTAAATCCAAAGGGATGGGATCCGACACTGCCAGCACGGAAAACATATCGCCGTACATCTCCACCGCCTTAGAGTACATGCCGTCCGAGATAGCTCCACCGTCTACGGATCCGGCCAACAGGGCTTTCACGACCCTATCGTGACGGCTCAGATAATATACTTTCTTAAAAAAATCGTCGGGGACGATTCCCATCTTGTCCAAAGTATATCGGGGATAGACGTATCCCGAGCTGGAACTCCTGTCCACGAAGGCGAAACTTCCGTCCTTCAGATCCTGAACGGA harbors:
- a CDS encoding GGDEF domain-containing protein codes for the protein MLVIVMISFGFLSLMYGVMLKQVVDDYQTARANERGRIFDTATDRLQATLDNLVILSTNLSLPKDVSKAVTSMNNEFLSDWGKAFCKTVSSVFFIDIDGVVIARAPDEYRFGDSVSSEPFFDEVLKKGSYSGITTVDGRDSFLSCSPIRKYDDLVVGFVAVSQTITPSLLESLLPVGHMTLTFQGRRGFSERRRELSPSGRYRSIIVDDGVFDLYFLSDDSERELLKLQRNLIITFTIVTISTMSSLIFFLRRRFEPYSKLVQGLVDYSDKRIDLDGLLDVTSGAVSNGVEEIRHIAEALTDMIKVLKNRVDDIQSYSGQLENLANCDSLTGLWNRRKMDQVLMAETENARVNGTPLSVVMLDVDYFKEVNDTYGHEMGDAVLNYISTLMKGCLRKCDSAGRWGGEEFLVVLPGLDSQRAWEYADKMRSTMENHTFRDGMKITSSFGVTLYRPGEPINEFVARADDALYDAKRKGRDRVEAR
- a CDS encoding sulfite exporter TauE/SafE family protein, with translation MHLDSFQILALALSGLIAGLSKSALPGTAILMVPLMASAFPAKLSVGLSLPILIAADIVSAPSYRFEAAKERRLILTLLAGAVVGIGLGCLLMERIDGELFRSVIGWVVLSMLGLRILSSRRKKEGSTSGGMSPSLRFIFGLAAGTATALANVAGPIISLHMIMSGLPKRRFIAASVWFFLVANVLKVPFYWSIGIVNPNTLKADLIAAPFVTLGVWSGLRLVGRINQNLFITVVTTLTFVAAIRLILS
- a CDS encoding phosphate/phosphite/phosphonate ABC transporter substrate-binding protein; the encoded protein is MSLTKGKVAIAAMSFVFVFISSILSPAFGAHYRFGVFPGSDPAKIEKAMGYLADCMNRVGDDDISIVVTRDYGELLSRMLEGSLDFAFINTVNYVELKSKMPGVRYMVTLMKRTDAKNIAEGYYYSYIVSLRNRGFSSVQDLKDGSFAFVDRSSSSGYVYPRYTLDKMGIVPDDFFKKVYYLSRHDRVVKALLAGSVDGGAISDGMYSKAVEMYGDMFSVLAVSDPIPLDLMVASDRVPETKVEEYVRALLRLSSNSDFRIEMEALFGWYVEGFCVLDDSVYDKAREVLDFEG
- a CDS encoding sensor domain-containing diguanylate cyclase → MISRSRSSLRNGILTIVMASFAVLSLIYGVLLELAIDDYRESRIADHDRYTAIVRRNLTYELDHLMELSTNLSRPRDIVESIERLDNEVLSDWGKAFTKTVGSVVFTDLDGVVIARAPDEFRFADSLSSEIYFEEAGNKGVFLGIAPVDGKDSFVACRPVLKYDDVPVGYLIVSKTITSSFLEALLPQGNMKLTFSDEMDSDLSREVSTSLEARRIVEVGGGFFSLDFLPSSEYRELLRLQNSLIFAFLAVTGGTVFFLLYFLRRRFEPYTRMVDALVDYSERKTDLDGLLDAVSKISSGVSDEISYICEALKDMILVLKDKMKNIQSYSTKLEYLANRDSLTGLWNRRKMDQILLSETERSSRYSASLSVVMVDIDHFKSVNDNFGHEVGDTVLSSIAALMKDCTRAGDSVGRWGGEEFLVVLPETDVKGALEYAERMRSAVECNVFDEDVRVTSSFGVTQYRIGEPVNEFVARADEALYEAKGNGRNRVEMR
- a CDS encoding uroporphyrinogen decarboxylase family protein, which codes for MKGCPVSKNGAMPDAIGARYPFPQVHRDGELMAQVAEELMREEGDVYCSVPFCSTVEAEAFGAQVRMGDHRTTPLVPKCPWDDPDMIPKEIPSPDSGRMGEVMKAVSILRGKGFPVILKVSGPFSTLMGLLDPKALFRTARKDPGRIETVLERISAYSLACAKEAARRDVSIISLAEPSATPDLLGPKRFEKLVSPALTRLLRDMDRLDGPWSGFLCGRLSSSMEDIGAISGDTVEMGSGRYGDHLETLRARGIRWFGGGCVAQTPADACRIRTIDVTD
- a CDS encoding ASKHA domain-containing protein gives rise to the protein MTSRITIDGGKVLEFSPGPTLLEILREGGVKTEAPCGGKGICGKCRVTLKGDGGPVTDEERAFLSSEDIAEGVRLSCLCRPVGDVAVSLSDQEEKGSAILTDGNRPDFRICPAIGAVPISIPRPEIRDGMSLLDHLESVAGPLKPDASLVRRIPQAFRSKEVTAVFHKDSLIDLIPERDPELYGLAVDVGTTTVVVSLISLKTGETVGSASEINPQKDFGLDVISRIERCETFPTGLEDLHDAIISCLDRLVDKVCFDKGTSRKRIYEMAIGSNATMTSLLLGVHPWSLGRAPFSPVLRRGMTVPSVDLGVELAPGARAYVLPGVSAYIGSDIVAGMVATELMEDRGIRLFIDIGTNGEIVLSDRGRLSACSCAAGPALEGMNISCGMRASDGAVESVRLNESFAELGVIGGGTPRGLCGSAILDVLSEVVRLEMVGKTGRLKPGPMIAEENGKRALVLRERDPRLTVTQGDLRQVQLARGAILSGFISLLEANDLTMADIDQVLVAGQFGRHLSVDSLTGSGLIPMELKDRITYCGNTSGAGAAMCLLSRKARDDAEMLSDMVDYVELSVLESYDRLFSRCLQFEVSR